In Atribacteraceae bacterium, the genomic window GCGCTCCAGTTTCTCAGCTATGTACAGGTTGCGGTGATCCGTGCCAATGCCGGGGAGACGGCCGCTCTTTTGGGGGAACCTTCGGAGGTGCGCGGGGTGGAATCGGTCTTAGCCGGGGTGGACGCCGCCCGGTTGTCTCGCCGGGGGAGTCTCCGGTACAATTGTGTCGTTGCGGTGACCGGACAGACCGACTATATTGCCGACAAGGAAAGAATCCTGGCGATAAGCAACGGTCATGAATTATTGACCCGGCTCACCGGGATGGGTTGTTTGGCCACTTCCCTGTGTGGAGCCTGCGTCGCCGTGGAACGGGAACCGCTCCTGGCCGCTTGCGCCGCGCTCGGATATCTGGGCGTGGCCGCCGAGCGTTCGGCTGTACATATAAGCGGCCCGGGGAGTTTTCACACCGCCCTGTTTGACTGGTTGTTTTCCCTGGCCGAAACGCCCTGGATGGAACAACTGCGGATCGTGGAGAGAAGTGTATGAATTATGATCTCTATGTGATTACCGATCGGAAGCTTTTAGCCGGAAGAGCATTGTCCGCAGTAGTCCGAGAGGTGGCGGAGGGGGGGGCGACGGTCATCCAGTACCGGCAAAAGGATCATCTCCCCACCCGGGTGTTACT contains:
- the thiM gene encoding hydroxyethylthiazole kinase; translated protein: MERPNPLTHLPTDPSTDNEFSRRCRSVFDRIQKERPLIHHITNIVVANDNANAMLAVGALPVMAQAVEEVEEMVAQAQSLVVNFGTLNKDVIESAILAGRKANQLNIPVVFDPVGAGATGFRTEAALQFLSYVQVAVIRANAGETAALLGEPSEVRGVESVLAGVDAARLSRRGSLRYNCVVAVTGQTDYIADKERILAISNGHELLTRLTGMGCLATSLCGACVAVEREPLLAACAALGYLGVAAERSAVHISGPGSFHTALFDWLFSLAETPWMEQLRIVERSV